In uncultured Desulfobacter sp., one DNA window encodes the following:
- a CDS encoding tetratricopeptide repeat-containing glycosyltransferase family protein, whose product MSELELLKKAIACHTAGNLKKAEQIYLQVLDQEPDHPDAIHFMGVLAYNAGNNDAAIAYLKKAIKLMPSNAGCFNNMGNVFQQQEKYQEALKWYEMAVRINPGHKMAHNNIAVAYLNLGNLDKALASVERSLVLDPDCAETYNNRCEIFRSMGDNDNALAAVNKALSLSPDMVSAHWNRALIWLSNGNFQDGWPEYEWRWRRPATQNRAFAYGTAWRGEDVKGKTLFVYEEQGLGDTLQFIRYLPMLRNLGARVVFETGPALTRLVAENPVYDRLLVGLKDVDTRPVDRFDFHVPLLSLPHILKTKIETIPNKIPYLSVDPALCRIWKNRLSKDASFKVGLVWAGRPLHKNDRNRSISLSMFNPLGNIDGASFYSLQKEKHEKWTDMDTSAFFEKDLGPEISDFADTAAIMENLDLIISVDTSVVHLAGALGKPVWTLLPFAPDFRWLLDRDDCPWYPTMRLFRQPSPRAWAPVFEQIVSALEQLVDKKRV is encoded by the coding sequence ATGTCCGAGCTTGAATTACTTAAAAAAGCAATTGCCTGTCACACAGCAGGCAACTTAAAAAAGGCCGAGCAGATCTATCTTCAGGTGCTTGATCAGGAGCCTGATCATCCTGATGCTATTCATTTTATGGGGGTGCTGGCCTACAATGCCGGAAACAATGATGCGGCCATTGCCTATCTTAAAAAAGCCATAAAATTAATGCCTTCAAATGCCGGGTGTTTTAATAACATGGGTAATGTTTTTCAGCAGCAGGAAAAATATCAGGAAGCGCTTAAATGGTATGAGATGGCTGTCAGAATAAATCCCGGGCATAAAATGGCACATAATAATATTGCTGTAGCATATCTTAATCTTGGCAATTTGGATAAGGCTCTTGCTTCTGTTGAAAGGTCATTGGTGCTGGATCCGGACTGTGCCGAAACCTATAATAACCGGTGCGAAATTTTTAGGTCAATGGGAGACAACGACAATGCCCTTGCCGCCGTTAATAAAGCGCTTTCCCTTTCTCCTGACATGGTTAGTGCCCACTGGAACCGTGCACTGATCTGGCTGTCAAATGGGAATTTTCAGGACGGATGGCCTGAATATGAGTGGAGATGGCGCCGGCCAGCGACACAAAACCGAGCCTTTGCCTATGGTACGGCCTGGCGGGGTGAGGATGTAAAGGGAAAAACCTTGTTCGTTTATGAGGAGCAGGGACTGGGTGATACCCTGCAATTCATCCGTTATCTTCCGATGCTCCGGAATCTGGGTGCCCGGGTGGTTTTTGAAACCGGCCCTGCCTTGACCCGGCTGGTGGCGGAAAATCCGGTATATGACCGGCTTCTTGTCGGGTTGAAAGATGTGGACACCCGGCCTGTGGACCGGTTTGATTTCCACGTTCCGCTTCTATCTTTGCCGCATATATTGAAAACTAAAATAGAAACCATTCCCAACAAAATTCCCTACCTGTCCGTTGATCCGGCTCTTTGCCGGATTTGGAAAAACAGGCTGTCCAAAGATGCGTCGTTTAAAGTCGGCCTTGTCTGGGCTGGCCGACCGTTGCATAAAAATGACCGCAATCGGTCAATTTCTTTAAGTATGTTTAATCCCCTTGGTAATATCGACGGGGCTAGTTTTTACAGCCTTCAAAAAGAAAAACACGAAAAATGGACTGATATGGACACTTCAGCCTTTTTTGAAAAGGATCTGGGGCCGGAAATTTCAGATTTTGCCGATACTGCGGCCATAATGGAGAATTTGGATCTTATTATATCTGTCGACACTTCGGTGGTTCATCTGGCAGGTGCTTTGGGGAAGCCTGTCTGGACACTTCTTCCCTTTGCCCCGGATTTCCGCTGGTTGCTTGATCGGGATGATTGTCCCTGGTATCCAACTATGCGTCTGTTCAGACAACCTTCTCCCAGAGCCTGGGCACCTGTTTTTG
- a CDS encoding PBP1A family penicillin-binding protein, with amino-acid sequence MTKQQSRTQILKKRSKKKAKSIWFSLFMWLFILLFLAVIAGCAAVTAGFFYLSQDLPQINTLNDYRPAIVTNVFSDDGRKIGEFYKERRIVIPLSDMPANLLNAFVAAEDSRFREHPGIDVKSIVRAFIKNFKAGTIVQGGSTITQQVTKSFLLTPEKTYERKLKEAILAYKIEKKLSKDEILFLYLNQIYLGHGAYGVEAASENYFGKHVKDLTLAECALLAGLPQAPSRYSPFRHPELARQRQVYTLNRMKEEGMISNLEATEALNAQLDIKPRKNWFIERVPCYTEHVRRYVEKKYGKDMLYTQGLSIHTAVNIELQKIAQSAVKKGLLDLDKRCGYRGPVKNISALQVEDFSQAIAEELNGSRPIKGEVYKGVVLKVDDPNGVTHVRVGNVTGIIRLATMTWARKPNPKASYKYAQIIKPSQALKTGDVIYLEVREGMTGGNTYEFALYQEPIAQSALLSIEAETGHVKTMIGGRDFRDSQFNRAFQSRRQPGSAFKPILYAAALDKGYTPATTIIDSPVVYEDKIHDRVWKPNNYAHKFYGPTLLRQALTNSRNIVSIKILQDIGIDYVINYAKKLGITSPLAQDLSIALGSSGVSLLELTKAYSVFSNLGYLIEPVFITEIYDRDSRLLESSKLIRKKVIDMGTAYIMTSLLESVVQAGTGQRVKALHRPTAGKTGTTNDLHDAWFMGFTPRYTTGVWVGLDQSAPIGRGETGSRAASPIWLDYMQHALEGKSVREFTVPEGIITVKIDAETGLLPSAQSENTIFECFKEGTEPTERTPSPDEVLSTEDLFKEEF; translated from the coding sequence ATGACAAAACAACAAAGCCGGACCCAGATTCTGAAGAAGCGAAGCAAGAAAAAAGCAAAAAGTATATGGTTTTCCCTTTTTATGTGGCTATTTATCCTGCTCTTTCTTGCAGTTATTGCCGGATGTGCTGCTGTTACTGCCGGATTTTTTTATCTGAGCCAGGACCTTCCCCAGATTAATACGCTCAATGATTACCGCCCGGCCATCGTAACCAATGTATTCTCCGATGACGGCAGAAAAATCGGCGAGTTTTACAAAGAGCGCAGGATCGTTATTCCGTTGTCGGACATGCCTGCCAATCTGCTCAACGCGTTTGTGGCGGCAGAAGATTCCCGCTTCAGAGAACACCCGGGTATTGATGTAAAATCCATTGTTAGGGCATTTATTAAAAATTTTAAGGCCGGCACCATTGTCCAGGGGGGATCCACCATCACCCAGCAGGTGACCAAATCGTTTCTGCTTACCCCGGAAAAAACCTATGAGCGGAAGCTTAAGGAGGCGATTCTTGCCTATAAAATTGAAAAAAAGCTTTCCAAAGATGAGATCCTTTTCCTCTATTTGAACCAGATTTACCTGGGACATGGTGCTTATGGTGTTGAAGCGGCGTCTGAAAACTACTTCGGCAAACATGTCAAAGACTTGACCTTGGCTGAATGTGCTTTGCTGGCAGGTCTGCCCCAGGCGCCTAGCCGATACAGTCCATTTCGTCATCCGGAACTGGCCAGGCAGCGTCAGGTGTATACGCTGAACCGTATGAAGGAAGAGGGGATGATTTCCAACCTGGAGGCGACCGAAGCCCTGAACGCCCAACTTGATATTAAGCCTCGGAAAAACTGGTTCATTGAACGGGTGCCCTGTTACACTGAGCATGTCAGGCGGTATGTTGAAAAAAAATACGGTAAGGATATGCTTTACACCCAGGGGTTGAGCATTCATACCGCGGTGAACATTGAATTGCAGAAAATAGCCCAGAGCGCAGTTAAAAAAGGTCTGTTAGACTTAGATAAGCGCTGCGGATATCGAGGCCCTGTAAAAAATATATCCGCCCTTCAGGTGGAAGATTTCAGTCAAGCCATTGCCGAAGAACTGAACGGAAGTCGCCCCATTAAGGGAGAGGTATATAAAGGGGTTGTTCTGAAGGTGGACGATCCCAATGGGGTTACCCATGTAAGGGTCGGCAATGTTACCGGTATCATTCGGTTGGCCACTATGACATGGGCCAGAAAACCGAACCCCAAAGCATCCTACAAATATGCCCAAATTATAAAACCCTCCCAGGCCTTAAAAACCGGGGATGTCATCTACCTGGAAGTTCGTGAGGGGATGACAGGGGGAAATACCTATGAGTTTGCCCTGTACCAAGAGCCCATTGCCCAATCGGCACTTTTGAGCATTGAAGCTGAAACCGGCCATGTAAAAACCATGATCGGGGGGAGGGATTTCAGGGACTCCCAATTTAACCGGGCCTTTCAATCAAGACGCCAGCCGGGCTCTGCGTTTAAACCCATCCTGTACGCTGCGGCCCTTGATAAGGGATATACGCCGGCCACGACCATCATCGATTCTCCTGTGGTGTATGAGGACAAAATTCATGACAGGGTGTGGAAACCCAATAACTATGCACATAAATTTTACGGTCCCACGTTGCTTCGCCAGGCATTGACCAACTCCCGAAATATTGTCAGTATTAAAATCCTTCAGGATATCGGTATTGATTATGTGATCAATTATGCAAAAAAGCTTGGGATTACATCTCCATTAGCCCAGGATTTGTCCATCGCCCTCGGATCTTCAGGCGTTTCCCTGCTCGAATTGACCAAGGCGTATTCCGTATTTTCCAATTTGGGCTACCTGATTGAACCGGTATTTATCACTGAAATTTATGACCGGGATAGCAGGCTTTTGGAGTCTTCCAAGCTTATTCGTAAAAAGGTCATTGATATGGGGACGGCCTATATAATGACGAGTCTGCTTGAAAGTGTGGTACAAGCGGGTACCGGGCAACGGGTGAAAGCTCTGCACCGCCCCACGGCAGGTAAAACAGGTACCACCAACGACCTGCACGATGCTTGGTTCATGGGTTTTACTCCCAGGTATACCACCGGGGTATGGGTGGGGCTTGACCAGAGCGCCCCGATCGGCCGGGGCGAAACAGGGTCCAGGGCCGCAAGCCCGATCTGGCTGGATTATATGCAGCATGCCCTGGAAGGTAAATCTGTCCGGGAATTCACTGTTCCCGAAGGTATTATCACCGTTAAGATAGATGCCGAAACCGGCCTTCTGCCCAGCGCCCAAAGCGAAAATACCATTTTTGAATGTTTTAAGGAAGGAACGGAACCCACCGAGCGAACCCCAAGTCCGGATGAGGTCTTGAGTACGGAAGATTTGTTTAAGGAAGAGTTTTAG
- a CDS encoding ABC transporter substrate-binding protein has translation MPTNIHPDLKIYEIIQRFPQTRAVFVANGLGTLVSDDAMRVLAPFLTLGTALKSRFINIEAFIKMLEGAIAKEPVIDSPGLASMEAQKDLSFLGLMPCGLKMPFSRAFSQFLNELQTQEGFAIQSAVEGNVNQELSYYSYVDTIESKEELPDIIVSADFNVFLGHRFYNSFVAPGHFTGYGELTAGPNFSDTQILDPKNEYTILCVNPLVVIANLDKLETRELPRTWEDMLAPEWKKSLIIRGGDGFYCHAVLLPTFKEHGKKGLEALANNVLEGLHPAQMVNRIDSNGPGALYVMPAFFADRIRHQDRIKVIWPDDGALASPVILQVKPEKKEELKPVLDYLVGRQLAQILAGAGFPVPHADVAAEVQSKPLKWLGWDFLRQNDLPTLNIEIDKIFTPLAP, from the coding sequence ATGCCAACTAACATCCATCCAGACTTAAAAATATATGAAATTATCCAGCGTTTTCCCCAAACCCGGGCGGTTTTTGTGGCAAATGGTCTGGGCACCTTGGTCAGTGATGATGCCATGCGGGTACTGGCACCGTTTTTAACCCTTGGCACAGCCTTAAAAAGTCGATTTATCAACATTGAAGCGTTCATTAAAATGCTTGAGGGCGCTATCGCCAAAGAGCCTGTCATCGACTCTCCCGGACTTGCCTCCATGGAGGCCCAGAAAGATTTAAGCTTTCTGGGGCTTATGCCATGTGGCTTGAAAATGCCGTTCAGCCGGGCTTTTTCCCAATTTTTAAATGAACTTCAAACCCAAGAAGGGTTTGCCATTCAATCGGCGGTTGAAGGAAATGTCAACCAGGAATTATCTTATTATTCCTATGTTGATACCATTGAGTCCAAGGAGGAACTGCCTGATATCATAGTGTCAGCCGATTTCAATGTATTTTTGGGCCATCGGTTTTATAATAGCTTTGTGGCCCCGGGACATTTCACAGGTTATGGCGAACTAACCGCCGGCCCCAATTTTTCAGATACGCAAATTTTAGATCCCAAAAACGAATACACCATTTTGTGCGTAAATCCCCTGGTGGTGATTGCCAACCTTGATAAGCTGGAAACCAGAGAATTGCCGCGTACATGGGAGGATATGCTGGCTCCGGAATGGAAAAAAAGCCTGATCATCAGAGGTGGAGACGGATTTTATTGCCACGCGGTCCTGCTGCCCACGTTCAAGGAACATGGCAAAAAAGGATTGGAAGCCTTGGCGAATAATGTGCTTGAAGGGCTTCATCCGGCACAGATGGTCAACCGGATAGACAGTAACGGCCCGGGCGCACTTTATGTGATGCCGGCTTTTTTTGCAGACCGCATCCGGCACCAGGATCGAATTAAAGTGATATGGCCGGATGACGGCGCCCTTGCAAGCCCGGTCATTCTCCAAGTCAAACCCGAAAAAAAAGAAGAACTCAAACCGGTTCTTGATTATCTTGTGGGGCGTCAACTCGCACAGATTCTGGCAGGTGCAGGATTTCCCGTACCCCATGCAGATGTAGCCGCCGAAGTCCAGTCCAAACCGCTGAAATGGCTTGGTTGGGACTTTTTAAGGCAAAACGACCTGCCGACCTTAAATATTGAAATTGATAAAATTTTTACACCCCTGGCGCCTTGA
- a CDS encoding GTP-binding protein, with amino-acid sequence MNQTLKKSDASTIRLVTVAGPPSSGKTSFILHTAAVLLEQGLRIGIIKFDCLTGDDHKRYERAGLPVKKGLAGALCPDHFFIANIEACVQWGMDQGFHLLISESAGLCNRCSPHIKGVMAVCVIDHLSGVHTPRKIGPMLKNADLVVLTKGDIVSQAEREVFSFRVRQANAKAAVLPVNGLTGQGSLLCAGHFKTAPAIHSLNGMRLRFTMPTALCSYCLGETKIGPDSQIGNVKTMDFT; translated from the coding sequence ATGAACCAGACATTGAAAAAATCAGATGCCTCTACTATCAGACTGGTAACAGTAGCAGGACCGCCTTCAAGCGGAAAAACCTCTTTTATCCTGCATACGGCAGCAGTGCTTTTGGAACAAGGGCTTCGTATTGGTATCATCAAATTTGATTGCCTCACCGGAGACGATCACAAAAGATATGAACGGGCAGGCCTGCCAGTGAAAAAGGGGTTGGCCGGGGCGTTGTGCCCGGATCATTTTTTTATTGCCAATATCGAGGCCTGCGTGCAATGGGGTATGGACCAAGGTTTCCACCTGCTGATCAGTGAAAGCGCAGGGCTTTGTAACCGGTGCTCGCCCCATATTAAAGGGGTTATGGCCGTCTGTGTCATCGATCATTTAAGCGGTGTGCATACACCCCGAAAAATCGGTCCTATGCTGAAAAACGCCGATCTTGTGGTGCTGACCAAGGGTGATATTGTATCCCAGGCCGAACGGGAAGTCTTTTCCTTTCGTGTCCGGCAAGCCAACGCAAAAGCCGCGGTACTGCCGGTCAATGGGTTGACGGGCCAGGGTTCTCTTTTGTGTGCCGGCCATTTTAAAACAGCCCCTGCCATCCATTCATTAAACGGGATGCGTCTTCGGTTTACCATGCCGACCGCCCTGTGTTCCTATTGCCTGGGTGAGACCAAAATCGGGCCTGACAGTCAAATCGGCAATGTCAAAACCATGGATTTTACGTAA
- a CDS encoding ATP-binding cassette domain-containing protein, with the protein MKQMDTKHGSDTDLLNIKVDALMEKYPYLKDFFNALEIAPYPKHKTLVMLIESLTTDHLSQFGLDHEALSAQILEFIATMEQCRHKGHGKLEYLVIEAGFDKNQTAEAMGITLFPGEVVSVVGPTGSGKSQLLSDIECLAQGDTPSGRNVLPNGKPMDAQSRFSGEFRLVAQLSQNMNFVMDLTVEAFLQMHAESRLIDNISEKIEQIYQAAVMLAGEPFSLNTAITSLSGGQSRALMIADVAYLSASPVVLIDEIENAGIDRVKAISLLLNKEKIVLLATHDPLLALSCDRRIVIKNGGIADVVKTLDAEKKSAACLSDLDKKLGLLRERVRKGKHLIFDQNFFFDHP; encoded by the coding sequence ATGAAACAAATGGACACAAAACATGGTAGCGATACGGACCTGTTGAATATCAAGGTTGACGCGCTGATGGAAAAATATCCATATTTGAAGGATTTCTTCAACGCCCTTGAGATTGCACCTTATCCGAAACATAAGACATTGGTTATGCTCATCGAAAGTCTAACCACAGACCATTTGTCCCAATTTGGTCTGGACCATGAAGCCCTGTCCGCCCAGATTTTGGAATTTATTGCAACGATGGAGCAGTGCCGCCACAAGGGCCATGGCAAGCTGGAATACCTTGTCATTGAAGCCGGATTCGATAAAAACCAAACCGCTGAAGCCATGGGAATAACTCTTTTCCCCGGCGAGGTGGTCAGCGTGGTGGGCCCCACCGGTTCAGGCAAAAGCCAGCTTCTTTCCGATATTGAATGCCTGGCCCAAGGGGACACACCCTCGGGTCGAAACGTGTTACCGAACGGCAAACCGATGGATGCCCAGTCGCGTTTTTCCGGCGAATTCAGGCTGGTGGCCCAACTTTCCCAGAATATGAATTTTGTCATGGACCTGACTGTGGAGGCATTCTTGCAGATGCATGCCGAAAGCCGCCTGATTGACAATATTTCTGAAAAAATAGAACAAATCTACCAGGCAGCGGTCATGCTTGCCGGAGAACCTTTTTCCCTGAACACAGCCATCACCTCTCTTTCCGGCGGCCAGTCCCGGGCCCTGATGATCGCCGATGTGGCCTATCTGAGTGCATCCCCAGTGGTGTTGATTGATGAAATTGAAAATGCAGGCATAGACCGCGTCAAAGCCATCTCATTGTTGCTCAATAAAGAAAAAATTGTTTTGCTTGCCACCCATGATCCATTGCTTGCCCTATCGTGTGACCGACGCATTGTAATAAAAAACGGCGGCATTGCCGATGTTGTCAAAACCTTGGATGCGGAGAAAAAAAGCGCTGCCTGCCTGTCTGATTTGGACAAAAAGCTGGGACTTTTGCGGGAACGGGTTCGAAAGGGCAAACATCTGATTTTTGATCAAAATTTTTTCTTTGACCATCCTTGA
- the hisI gene encoding phosphoribosyl-AMP cyclohydrolase translates to MPELDFDKTGGLIPAIAQDADTGEVLMMAYMNKEAFEETLACGNAVYYSRSRKKLWKKGETSGHVQKVKEIRVDCDNDTVLLKVTQIGGAACHKGYKSCFYRIVENNEFKIVEQRVFDPEEVYK, encoded by the coding sequence ATGCCGGAACTTGATTTTGACAAAACCGGCGGGCTGATCCCCGCCATTGCCCAGGACGCGGACACCGGTGAAGTGCTGATGATGGCCTATATGAATAAAGAGGCCTTTGAAGAAACACTTGCCTGCGGCAATGCAGTCTATTACAGCCGGTCCAGGAAAAAATTATGGAAAAAGGGAGAAACCTCGGGACACGTTCAAAAGGTCAAAGAAATCCGGGTGGACTGTGACAACGACACCGTGCTTCTCAAGGTGACCCAGATTGGCGGTGCAGCCTGCCATAAAGGGTATAAAAGCTGTTTTTACAGAATTGTTGAAAACAATGAATTCAAAATAGTTGAACAGCGGGTCTTTGACCCGGAAGAGGTATACAAATAA
- the hisG gene encoding ATP phosphoribosyltransferase, with protein MDKKLKLGIPKGSLQNATVNLFRRSGWKINVEGRSYFPDIDDDTIECALCRAQEMSINVESGVIDAGLTGLDWIAEHESDVHVVTDLVYSKVSARPARWVIAVAGDSEINTLEDLEGKTISTELVKFTKRFFESRNINVNVKFSWGATEAKIVSGLADAIVEITETESTIRAHNLKVIHEIMKTNTQLIANKTAWQDPVKREKIEQIAMLLQAALVAEKLVMLKMNVPESKIAGVVDLLPSLNAPTVGSLYQSDWFSVETVVENSVVRDLIPQLLKAGAEGIIECALNKVI; from the coding sequence ATGGATAAAAAGTTAAAGCTGGGTATTCCCAAGGGAAGCCTGCAGAATGCAACTGTCAACCTGTTCAGACGTTCGGGATGGAAAATAAACGTGGAAGGCAGAAGCTACTTCCCGGACATTGATGATGACACCATTGAATGCGCCCTGTGCCGGGCCCAGGAAATGTCCATTAATGTGGAATCCGGCGTTATTGATGCCGGGCTGACCGGCCTTGACTGGATAGCAGAGCACGAGTCCGATGTCCACGTCGTAACCGATCTTGTTTATTCAAAGGTATCCGCCCGCCCGGCCCGGTGGGTGATCGCCGTAGCAGGTGATTCCGAGATAAACACCCTTGAGGATCTGGAAGGCAAAACCATCTCCACCGAGCTTGTAAAATTTACAAAACGCTTTTTTGAATCCCGCAACATTAATGTGAATGTTAAATTTTCCTGGGGTGCCACAGAAGCCAAGATCGTATCCGGCCTGGCCGATGCCATTGTGGAGATTACGGAGACCGAAAGCACGATCCGGGCGCACAATTTAAAGGTGATCCACGAGATCATGAAAACCAACACCCAGCTTATTGCCAATAAAACCGCATGGCAGGATCCGGTCAAGCGGGAAAAAATTGAGCAGATTGCCATGTTGCTCCAGGCAGCCCTTGTGGCAGAAAAGCTTGTGATGCTTAAAATGAACGTCCCTGAATCAAAAATTGCTGGTGTGGTAGACCTCCTGCCAAGTCTCAACGCCCCCACCGTGGGCTCCCTTTACCAGTCCGACTGGTTCTCCGTAGAGACCGTGGTTGAAAACAGTGTGGTCCGGGATCTGATCCCCCAACTGTTGAAGGCTGGTGCTGAAGGTATCATTGAATGCGCATTGAACAAGGTGATCTGA
- a CDS encoding pyridoxal phosphate-dependent aminotransferase, protein MRIEQGDLKMTVAKRCEQMKPFIAMDVMEKIHKMEAQGIDVIHMEIGEPDFNVPECVNRVCVEALEQNETCYTNSLGDIRLRRAISDYHKRIYGTTADPDQILVTNGTSPAMLLVFSALLDPGDEIIVSDPHYACYANFIRYVQGEPVFVKVHEQDGFIYTPEAIREKITAKTKAIFINSPSNPTGTVISADRMKEIVDVAKEHSLYVVSDEIYHGLTYEGKDHSILEFTDQAFVLNGFSKLFAMTGLRLGYLIAPQKFVRALQVLQQNFFICANSVTQLAGAAALTDADKETQAMCDTYNERRKFMISRLKKMGLSMMVEPTGAFYVFVNFKHISTDSYALAFDILEKAHIGVTPGIDFGANGEGYIRFSYANSLENLKIGMDRLEDYLKRYA, encoded by the coding sequence ATGCGCATTGAACAAGGTGATCTGAAAATGACTGTTGCCAAACGATGTGAACAGATGAAACCGTTCATTGCCATGGACGTTATGGAAAAAATCCATAAGATGGAAGCCCAGGGGATTGACGTAATTCATATGGAGATCGGTGAGCCTGACTTCAACGTACCTGAATGCGTTAACCGGGTCTGTGTTGAAGCCTTAGAGCAAAACGAAACCTGCTACACCAACAGTTTAGGCGATATTCGCCTACGTCGGGCTATCAGCGATTATCACAAGCGCATCTACGGCACGACTGCGGATCCCGACCAGATACTTGTAACAAACGGGACCTCTCCGGCGATGCTTCTGGTGTTCAGCGCACTGTTGGACCCCGGCGATGAGATCATCGTTTCAGATCCCCATTATGCCTGCTATGCCAATTTCATCCGCTACGTCCAGGGAGAACCTGTTTTTGTTAAAGTGCATGAGCAAGACGGATTTATATACACTCCCGAAGCCATCAGGGAAAAAATCACGGCTAAAACCAAGGCAATTTTTATCAATTCCCCATCCAATCCCACGGGCACCGTCATCTCCGCGGACCGGATGAAGGAAATTGTTGACGTTGCCAAAGAACACAGCCTGTACGTTGTTTCTGATGAAATTTACCATGGCCTGACCTATGAAGGCAAAGACCACTCTATTCTCGAATTTACCGACCAGGCATTTGTGCTCAACGGGTTTTCCAAACTGTTTGCCATGACAGGACTTCGGTTAGGTTACCTGATTGCCCCGCAAAAATTTGTCCGGGCTCTTCAGGTGCTGCAGCAAAATTTCTTTATCTGTGCCAATTCGGTTACCCAGCTGGCCGGAGCGGCGGCTCTGACCGATGCTGATAAGGAAACCCAGGCCATGTGTGATACATATAATGAGCGCAGAAAGTTCATGATCAGCCGACTTAAAAAGATGGGGCTGTCAATGATGGTGGAGCCCACCGGCGCTTTTTATGTATTTGTGAATTTCAAACATATTTCCACCGATTCCTATGCCCTTGCGTTTGATATCCTGGAAAAGGCACACATCGGGGTCACCCCAGGCATTGATTTTGGTGCCAATGGAGAAGGGTATATACGGTTTTCCTATGCAAATTCCCTGGAAAACCTTAAAATTGGAATGGATCGGTTGGAAGACTATTTGAAAAGGTATGCATGA
- the yihA gene encoding ribosome biogenesis GTP-binding protein YihA/YsxC, translating to MKIRAVEFIKSAVKPAQYPEYDFPEIAFAGRSNVGKSSLINTLINRKDMVKTSSRPGCTQLINFFLVNGDVPREEVHQGALSLVDLPGYGYAKVSKKIRAQWQPMVETYVGTRNNLLGLILLMDIRRDPGKEELDMVRWLESNQMPCLLVLTKADKLSKTKQLNHLDAVCKTFDRDRNGIVLFSAKTRQGRQTIWDEIRNLIDWYQEED from the coding sequence ATGAAAATCCGTGCCGTTGAATTTATAAAAAGTGCGGTAAAACCCGCCCAGTATCCGGAGTACGATTTTCCGGAAATCGCGTTTGCGGGCAGATCCAATGTGGGGAAATCGTCTTTGATCAACACCTTGATCAACCGAAAGGACATGGTCAAAACAAGCTCCCGGCCCGGATGCACCCAGCTGATTAACTTTTTTCTGGTCAACGGCGATGTGCCCCGGGAAGAGGTCCACCAAGGCGCGTTATCCCTGGTGGACCTTCCCGGATACGGATATGCCAAGGTGTCCAAAAAAATCAGGGCACAATGGCAGCCCATGGTGGAAACCTATGTGGGAACGCGCAACAATCTGTTAGGCCTGATTCTACTCATGGATATCCGAAGGGATCCCGGCAAAGAAGAACTCGATATGGTCCGCTGGCTTGAATCAAATCAGATGCCCTGCCTTCTGGTCTTAACCAAAGCAGATAAACTATCAAAAACAAAACAATTAAATCACCTGGATGCAGTCTGTAAAACGTTCGACCGGGACCGAAACGGTATCGTTCTTTTTTCGGCTAAAACCCGCCAGGGTCGCCAGACCATATGGGATGAAATCCGAAACCTCATTGACTGGTATCAGGAGGAGGATTAA